ATCCAGCAATGCTTGAGATGTTTAAAAGGGCTATACAAGCTTGTAAAAGACATAATAAATATTGTGGAATCTGTGGTCAAGCACCAAGTGATTATCCAGAGATTACTGAATTTTTAGTAAAAGAAGGGATTAATTCGGTTTCTTTAAATCCAGATTCTATTGTAGCCACTTGGACAAGAATTGAAGCATTAGAAAAGAGTTTAAAAAAATAAAGTTTAACCAAATGAACCAACCAATTCTTGATGGTTGGTTATCAATTCGAGTAGCCAGTTCAACTAAATGGTTTTAGATTGCCGATTATTTTAGTTATGAAAACTATAATTTTCAAACAATTTAGATTAGATTAGAGAGGAATGAAATGAAATACCCTTTAGAAGAAAAAAAATCTGTATCTCAAAATATCTTAAATTGGATGAGAAGATATTTAAGATATAAAATTACAACACTCTCCAATCGTCTTGTAAAAAACAAGGACACTCTTTTATTAAATTTAAATTTATTACAAGAAGAAATCACATCAATTCAAACCCTGCAAGATATCTGCAAAAATGTAAGAAATGCAGGACTAATTGGTATCAATACCTATGCCCAACCCCTCTTAAAACTCTATGACTTTTTAGAAAAAAAGAATCTATCTTCAATGAAAGATATTGATGAGGAAATGTTAAGTGATTTCTTAGTCTTTCAAACTAGCACACTAAGCATCCAAACTAAAAAAAATTATCGCATTGCACTGATTGATTTTTTTAACTATATTGATAAGCAAAATCAAGATGGTAATACTTCTTATGTCTTTGGAATCTCTTTAAAAATAAACTCCATCAAAAGCAATAAACCAAAGCTACCCACCTATCTCAAAGAAGAAGAAATAAAAAGCTTTTTAGATGCTTTATCAAATTTTCCTATGAAACAATCCATAGCCCCTAGGGATAAACTTATTATTACTCTGATCATCTATACTGGCATTAGGGTTAGTGAAGCACTTGGACTCAGCACAAAAGATATTATAAGGGATAATGATAGTTATTTGCTTCATATAAAAGGTAAAGGTGGCAAGAGCCGAGTTGTTATCATTAAATCTATACATATAGAAAAATGGCTTGAAGAATGGCTAAAACTACGCTCACAAATGCAAAATATAGACAATCAGCTTTTATTTTGTAATAAAAATGGCAAAATGCTCTCTCAAGCATACATTTATAAAAATGTAGAAAATATTCTGCACTATGCAGGAATCAAAAAAGAAAAAATGGGGGCACATATGCTGCGCCATTCTTTTGCAACCCTACTCTACAAAAAACATAAAGATTTAATCCTAGTGCAAGAGGCTCTTGGACATGCTGATCTTAATACGAGTAGAATCTATACCCATTTTGATAAAGATCAACTCACTAAAGTTGCAAATCTTATGGAAAATCTTAAATAGCCTAAGCATTCTCCTTATAAGATTGCCTAATAATCTCAACTACATCTATTTTTTAAATTATTCAAAAATATTCTTGATCTTTTTCCCCTAATTTGTGGCGTTCCATCAGGATTAAATTTAGCTTCCTACAATAAGTCTTTTGGATCACTAAATTCCTCTTTTTTCAAATTAAATGAAACTTCAACTTCATCCCCTCCCCTAAGCTCATAAACACATATATTATTCTTCCTTGTTTCCTTTAGAACAATCCTAGTATTATATCCCTGATGTGAAAATCTACAAAAATCTTAATCTTGTCTCTAAGAGCAAAAATAATTTGCCTCTGATTATAAGAAGCTTTCTTCTCCTCTAAAAATTCTTCTGATATTTCTATTTTTGATATTTTTATACCGCCCTATTGTTTCGTTTAAAATCTCCACTTTTTCCACCACTTTTGGATTCTAAACAAATATTACCAATAATCATACTCTTATCAATGGCTTTTAGCATATCATAAATTGTGAGTAGCCCAATGCTTACAGCACTTAAAGCTTCCATTTCAACACCTGTTTTACCATAAGTCTTAACACTTGCTTGGAGTTTAAATGTATGATTTTCATCATCTTGCATGATTTCAATATCCACTCCAGACAAAAACAAGCTATGGCACATTGGTATGATCTCGCTTGTCTTTTTTGCCCCCATAATTGCTGCGATTATGGCAGTTTGAAGCACTGCCCCTTTTTTTGCCTTTTGTTCTAAAACTGCGTTGTAAGCCTCTTTATTCATTTTAATCTCTCCGCTTGCAACAGCAACTCTTAAACTTTCCTCTTTTAATCCAACATCCACCATTTTAGGGTTATTTGTCTCATTTAAATGCGTAATTTTCACTTGATTGCCTCTTTTGGTCTAAAAATTTTAATTTTTTCCTCATTTGCATAGATATAACTTCCACCAATCAAATCAATACAATAAGGAATTGCAGGAAATACTACTTCCAAGCACTCTTGAATACTTTTTGGTTTGCCTGGCAAATTTACAATCAAGCTTTTATTTCTAATTCCTGCAGTTTGACGCGATAAAATTGCAGTAGGGACATATTTTAGACTTGCTTGTCGCATTAGTTCGCCAAATCCTGGTAAGATTTTTTGACAAACATTTAGAGTTGCTTCTGGTGTTACATCTCTTGGGGCTGGGCCAGTCCCTCCTGTTGTAACAATCAAATCACATTCTTTTTCATCACTCAATAAACAAATTGTCTTTTCAATAACATCTTGCTCATCACTAATAAGGTGATAAAAAAACTCACACTCATTTAAAATATATGATTTTAGCACCTGCTCTATTGATTTGCCAGATATATCCTCATAAATACCATTATAAGCCCTATCACTAGTTGTAATCACTCCGATTTTTATTAATTCCATCCTAACTCCTTTGGTGTTTTTGCATTTTCTTGTATCCACTCAAAAATCTTTTCAGGTAAATTAAGATTTAACCTCTCTCCCTTAAAATCAATCTTTTTATTAACTAGAGAATCATCGATAGCCAAAGCACTACTATTTTCAAGTTCTTCCATAAAAATATCATTCCTTGCAACACAGATTCTAGGGATATCTAATTCCTTATAACCCTCAATTAAAATAAAATCTTTAAAACAAAAATTTAAACAAACCTGTTTTATATCTTGTCTTGCGTGTAGGAATATAGCACTTTTGACTTCTGAACTCAAAACCACATCAGCACCCGCTTGAAAAAACCTTTGACTATCCTTGCCTTGTGTGTCAAAATTAGCCTTATTTTTTGGATCGTGCTTAATAACTAAAAAGCTATATTGATGATGAAATAAAAGAAGTATTTTTTCAATAAGAGTGGTTTTTCCACTATTACTTACTCCTCCAAAACCAACAATTTTAGCCATATCTAGGCGAAAATTCCACTTTGGGGTAACTGATGGCTTCTATCCTTTGCATAAATTCTTTTACCCTCTCTTAAATCATATTTCCAAATGGGGGCATTGTGTTTAAAATCTTCAACAAACTCTTCATAATATTTGAGTGCAACTTTTCTTTGAGATGAGATGATTGCACAAATAAAAGAACTTTCTTGATTTAAAACATCGCCTTTAGAGTGCGCCATACATAGCAATGCCTTATCATTTTGAAGTTTCAATCTCCATTCTTCAAACCATTTTCTCAATAAGGGCTCATAAATATCAAAGCTTAAACCATCATTTTGATTTTCTTCTCGCACCACTCCACAAAAAACACAACAAGCCCCGCAGTTATTTTCCATTGCAATCCTATGATACTTTTCATAAAAATCTTGTACTAGCAAGCCTCCATTAACTATTTCTAGCATT
The Helicobacter sp. 'house sparrow 1' DNA segment above includes these coding regions:
- a CDS encoding molybdopterin synthase catalytic subunit, which translates into the protein MLEIVNGGLLVQDFYEKYHRIAMENNCGACCVFCGVVREENQNDGLSFDIYEPLLRKWFEEWRLKLQNDKALLCMAHSKGDVLNQESSFICAIISSQRKVALKYYEEFVEDFKHNAPIWKYDLREGKRIYAKDRSHQLPQSGIFA
- the moaC gene encoding cyclic pyranopterin monophosphate synthase MoaC; this encodes MKITHLNETNNPKMVDVGLKEESLRVAVASGEIKMNKEAYNAVLEQKAKKGAVLQTAIIAAIMGAKKTSEIIPMCHSLFLSGVDIEIMQDDENHTFKLQASVKTYGKTGVEMEALSAVSIGLLTIYDMLKAIDKSMIIGNICLESKSGGKSGDFKRNNRAV
- a CDS encoding tyrosine-type recombinase/integrase yields the protein MKYPLEEKKSVSQNILNWMRRYLRYKITTLSNRLVKNKDTLLLNLNLLQEEITSIQTLQDICKNVRNAGLIGINTYAQPLLKLYDFLEKKNLSSMKDIDEEMLSDFLVFQTSTLSIQTKKNYRIALIDFFNYIDKQNQDGNTSYVFGISLKINSIKSNKPKLPTYLKEEEIKSFLDALSNFPMKQSIAPRDKLIITLIIYTGIRVSEALGLSTKDIIRDNDSYLLHIKGKGGKSRVVIIKSIHIEKWLEEWLKLRSQMQNIDNQLLFCNKNGKMLSQAYIYKNVENILHYAGIKKEKMGAHMLRHSFATLLYKKHKDLILVQEALGHADLNTSRIYTHFDKDQLTKVANLMENLK
- the mog gene encoding molybdopterin adenylyltransferase translates to MELIKIGVITTSDRAYNGIYEDISGKSIEQVLKSYILNECEFFYHLISDEQDVIEKTICLLSDEKECDLIVTTGGTGPAPRDVTPEATLNVCQKILPGFGELMRQASLKYVPTAILSRQTAGIRNKSLIVNLPGKPKSIQECLEVVFPAIPYCIDLIGGSYIYANEEKIKIFRPKEAIK
- the mobB gene encoding molybdopterin-guanine dinucleotide biosynthesis protein B, producing the protein MAKIVGFGGVSNSGKTTLIEKILLLFHHQYSFLVIKHDPKNKANFDTQGKDSQRFFQAGADVVLSSEVKSAIFLHARQDIKQVCLNFCFKDFILIEGYKELDIPRICVARNDIFMEELENSSALAIDDSLVNKKIDFKGERLNLNLPEKIFEWIQENAKTPKELGWN